The following coding sequences lie in one Microbacterium sp. XT11 genomic window:
- a CDS encoding ABC1 kinase family protein translates to MTDAEAPRRATVHVPASPADQRRYRRILAFASRQLVQLWWFELFLPRIGLGGVSDRSRTRRLRALARRFHDLAVELGGLMIKVGQFLSSRLDVLPPEITDELAGLQDEVPAVPFAEIRPLAEAELGAPLDRVFAWFDETPVAAASLGQAHRARLSAPDALDTGLGPVIVKVQRPGIDRVVATDLAALRKVGGWLRRVRAVSSRVDAPALVEEFAQTSLEEIDYLHEAESAERFAENFADDPRITTPAVVWSRSTRRVLTLQDVTAIKINDTDALRAAGIDPSAVAEVFAEVMFDQVFTHGFVHADPHPGNIFVTPVTPSDAGARTFRLTFIDFGMMAEVPAGLRSGLRSLVIAIAARDGRGMIEAARAIGVLMPTTETADLERALTALFTRFGGMGFAQLKEVDPREFQDFAVEFGDVMRSLPFQLPERLLLLIRAVSLTSGMCSALDPEFNVWDAVEPYATQLLGEESAGLVRDLASQAATSAAVLWRMPTRIDGLLTRIDEGAVTFDTSRLERRLDRLEGVARRIASGVLFAGLLVGGAILVTPVPPLGIVLMSASALPLLHALFARGIRGPR, encoded by the coding sequence ATGACGGATGCCGAGGCGCCTCGGCGCGCGACCGTGCACGTGCCCGCCTCGCCGGCCGATCAACGACGGTACCGCCGGATCCTCGCGTTCGCGTCGCGGCAGCTCGTGCAGTTGTGGTGGTTCGAGCTGTTCCTGCCCCGCATCGGTCTCGGCGGCGTGTCGGACCGCTCCCGGACGCGGCGCTTGCGGGCCCTCGCCCGCAGGTTCCACGATCTCGCGGTCGAGCTCGGCGGACTCATGATCAAGGTCGGTCAGTTCCTCTCCTCGCGCCTCGATGTGCTGCCTCCGGAGATCACCGACGAGCTGGCCGGCCTGCAAGACGAGGTGCCCGCGGTGCCGTTCGCGGAGATCCGTCCGCTCGCCGAGGCCGAGCTGGGCGCTCCGCTCGACCGGGTGTTCGCGTGGTTCGACGAGACTCCGGTGGCCGCGGCGTCGCTCGGGCAGGCGCATCGGGCGCGGCTCTCGGCCCCTGACGCGCTCGACACCGGCCTCGGCCCCGTGATCGTCAAGGTGCAGCGCCCCGGCATCGATCGCGTCGTCGCGACCGACCTCGCTGCGCTGCGCAAGGTGGGCGGGTGGCTGCGGCGGGTGCGCGCCGTGTCGAGCCGGGTCGACGCCCCGGCTCTCGTCGAGGAGTTCGCCCAGACGAGCCTCGAGGAGATCGACTATCTGCACGAGGCGGAGAGCGCGGAGCGGTTCGCCGAGAACTTCGCCGATGATCCCCGCATCACGACCCCGGCCGTCGTGTGGTCTCGGAGCACCCGCCGCGTGCTGACGCTGCAAGACGTCACGGCGATCAAGATCAACGACACGGATGCTCTGCGCGCTGCCGGCATCGATCCGTCGGCCGTGGCAGAGGTCTTCGCCGAGGTGATGTTCGACCAGGTCTTCACGCACGGGTTCGTGCACGCCGACCCGCACCCGGGCAACATCTTCGTCACGCCGGTGACGCCGTCGGATGCCGGTGCGCGCACCTTCCGCCTGACGTTCATCGACTTCGGCATGATGGCCGAGGTGCCCGCCGGCCTCCGCTCCGGCCTGCGCAGCCTGGTGATCGCGATCGCCGCGCGCGACGGCCGCGGCATGATCGAAGCGGCCAGGGCGATCGGGGTGCTCATGCCGACGACCGAGACGGCCGACCTGGAGCGCGCCCTCACGGCGCTGTTCACGCGCTTCGGCGGCATGGGCTTCGCGCAGCTGAAGGAGGTCGACCCCCGCGAGTTCCAGGATTTCGCGGTGGAGTTCGGCGACGTCATGCGGTCGCTGCCCTTCCAGCTGCCCGAGCGGCTGCTGCTGCTCATCCGCGCCGTCTCGCTGACGTCGGGCATGTGCAGCGCGCTCGATCCCGAGTTCAACGTGTGGGACGCCGTCGAACCCTACGCGACGCAGCTGCTCGGCGAGGAGAGCGCCGGGCTCGTGCGGGATCTCGCCTCTCAGGCGGCGACGAGCGCGGCGGTGCTGTGGCGGATGCCGACGCGCATCGATGGGCTGCTCACACGCATCGACGAGGGTGCGGTGACGTTCGACACCTCGCGCCTCGAGCGTCGGCTGGACAGGCTCGAGGGCGTGGCGCGCCGCATCGCCTCCGGTGTGCTGTTCGCGGGTCTTCTCGTCGGCGGAGCGATTCTCGTGACCCCGGTGCCTCCGCTCGGGATCGTCCTGATGTCGGCGTCGGCGCTGCCGCTGCTGCACGCCCTCTTCGCCCGCGGAATCCGCGGACCTCGCTGA
- a CDS encoding SRPBCC family protein: MSSNVRVLQCAPADVFEVLAEGWLYPSWVVGASRMRDVDATWPQPGSELHHSVGVWPVLINDKTVVEEYEPPRRMVMRARGWPVGEARVTLQVKERGSGCVVRIHEEAIAGPGRLVPRVLMDAMLHWRNAETLHRLAYLAEGRAAPVEYVVSPASGVAAEGEGEAEAEAGPATDADGEAAAEGRGASS, from the coding sequence ATGTCCAGCAATGTGAGGGTGCTGCAGTGCGCGCCCGCCGATGTGTTCGAGGTGCTCGCCGAAGGGTGGCTGTATCCGTCGTGGGTGGTCGGCGCATCGCGGATGCGCGATGTGGACGCCACGTGGCCGCAGCCGGGCTCGGAACTGCATCACTCGGTCGGCGTGTGGCCCGTACTCATCAACGACAAGACGGTGGTGGAGGAGTACGAGCCGCCGCGCCGCATGGTCATGCGGGCACGCGGATGGCCGGTCGGCGAGGCGCGCGTGACCCTGCAGGTGAAGGAACGCGGGTCGGGTTGCGTCGTGCGGATCCACGAGGAGGCCATCGCAGGGCCGGGGCGCCTCGTGCCGCGCGTCCTCATGGACGCGATGCTGCACTGGCGCAACGCCGAGACGCTGCACCGACTCGCGTATCTCGCCGAAGGTCGCGCGGCGCCCGTCGAGTACGTCGTGTCACCGGCATCCGGCGTGGCGGCCGAGGGCGAGGGCGAGGCTGAGGCTGAGGCTGGACCCGCGACGGATGCCGACGGGGAGGCTGCCGCCGAGGGGCGGGGCGCGTCATCGTGA
- a CDS encoding phytoene desaturase family protein, with protein MRGGARRGRAELDAVVVGAGPNGLAAAVTLARAGLSVRVYERSSQPGGGASTAELTLPGFRHDVCSAVHPMAFESRFFREFALPQRVEFVTPDVSFAHPLDGGAAAIAYRDLARTRDELGIDGRAYERLMRPLVERSTRVAGFTGAPLLRIPEHPMTAARFGLRALEQGSPLWNLRFRGDGAPAMLTGVAAHTILAQPSLAGAGAGLALTAYAHARGWPIPVGGSQAIADALVDDLRAHGGELVLDSEITALDQLPAATATLLDVTPDALVRLAGRAMPDRYARALRRFRYGDGVAKVDFALREPVPWTNAEVRRAGTVHLGGTRAEVAHAENSVHRGRLPERPYVLVSQPSLFDAQRAPQGAHTLWTYTHVPAGSSADRAEAVIAQIERFAPGFRDTILAVSSRTARDVERHDPNYPGGDIAAGSPDLWQMVRRPVLSLDPWRTPIPGVYLASASVSPGPGVTGMPGWFAALSALRHEFGTTAHPDLSPGA; from the coding sequence GTGAGGGGCGGCGCTCGCCGCGGTCGCGCCGAGCTCGACGCCGTCGTCGTCGGCGCCGGGCCGAACGGCCTCGCGGCTGCCGTGACCCTCGCGCGCGCGGGGCTGTCCGTGCGCGTGTACGAGCGATCGTCACAGCCCGGAGGCGGCGCGTCGACGGCTGAGCTCACCCTCCCGGGGTTCCGGCACGACGTGTGCTCCGCCGTGCATCCGATGGCGTTCGAGTCTCGGTTCTTCCGCGAGTTCGCCCTTCCGCAGCGCGTGGAGTTCGTGACTCCCGACGTCTCGTTCGCGCATCCGCTCGACGGCGGTGCCGCGGCCATCGCCTACCGCGACCTCGCGCGAACCCGCGATGAGCTCGGGATCGACGGCCGGGCGTACGAACGCCTGATGCGCCCGCTGGTCGAGCGGTCGACGCGGGTGGCCGGCTTCACCGGCGCGCCGCTTCTGCGCATCCCCGAGCATCCCATGACCGCTGCGCGCTTCGGCCTGCGTGCACTCGAACAGGGCTCGCCGCTGTGGAACCTGCGCTTTCGCGGCGACGGAGCTCCGGCGATGCTCACGGGGGTCGCGGCCCACACCATCCTCGCGCAGCCGAGCCTCGCCGGGGCGGGCGCCGGACTCGCCCTCACGGCGTACGCGCACGCACGCGGGTGGCCGATCCCGGTCGGCGGGAGCCAGGCCATCGCCGATGCGCTGGTCGACGATCTGCGCGCGCACGGCGGAGAGCTGGTGCTCGACAGTGAGATCACCGCTCTCGACCAGTTGCCCGCCGCGACGGCGACGCTGCTCGACGTCACTCCCGACGCCCTCGTGCGTCTCGCCGGAAGAGCCATGCCCGACCGCTACGCTCGCGCGCTGCGGCGGTTCCGCTACGGCGACGGCGTGGCCAAGGTCGACTTCGCGCTGCGTGAGCCGGTGCCGTGGACCAACGCCGAGGTGCGTCGCGCCGGCACCGTGCATCTCGGAGGAACACGCGCCGAGGTCGCGCACGCCGAGAACAGCGTGCATCGCGGACGCCTTCCGGAGCGGCCGTACGTGCTGGTCTCGCAGCCCTCCCTGTTCGACGCGCAGCGTGCTCCGCAGGGCGCGCACACTCTCTGGACGTACACGCACGTGCCGGCGGGCAGCTCGGCAGACCGTGCCGAGGCTGTGATAGCGCAGATCGAGCGCTTCGCGCCGGGATTCCGCGACACGATCCTGGCGGTGAGCTCGCGCACGGCGCGCGATGTCGAGCGGCACGATCCCAACTACCCCGGCGGCGACATCGCGGCGGGGTCGCCCGACCTGTGGCAGATGGTGCGACGCCCCGTGCTCAGCCTCGACCCGTGGCGCACTCCGATCCCCGGCGTCTATCTCGCGTCGGCATCCGTCTCTCCCGGGCCCGGCGTCACCGGGATGCCGGGCTGGTTCGCCGCGCTGTCCGCGCTGCGGCACGAGTTCGGCACGACAGCGCATCCGGATCTCTCGCCGGGTGCGTGA
- a CDS encoding MarR family winged helix-turn-helix transcriptional regulator, whose product MKENVDDYTPSGYWYPDTEAASTVDVLNQLRRYRAAETAMRARTRALMGMNETDLMALRYLLREHRAGRLVRQIDIARVLDISTASTTALIDRLERGGHVRREPHPTDRRAGIVVPTTHSDEEVRTTLGAMHRRMLALVDRLSDEDRAVITRFLAGMTAAIEEASENDDAEHDAAAHETDRAHDTDEAGTIRE is encoded by the coding sequence GTGAAGGAGAACGTGGACGACTACACGCCGTCGGGCTATTGGTACCCGGACACCGAGGCGGCGAGCACTGTCGATGTGCTCAACCAGCTGCGCCGCTATCGCGCCGCCGAGACCGCGATGCGCGCACGCACCCGCGCGCTCATGGGCATGAACGAGACCGATCTGATGGCGCTGCGCTACCTGCTGCGCGAGCATCGCGCGGGGCGCCTCGTGCGGCAGATCGACATCGCGCGAGTGCTCGACATTTCCACCGCATCCACGACGGCGCTCATCGACCGCCTCGAACGGGGCGGTCATGTGCGCCGCGAGCCGCATCCCACCGACCGTCGTGCGGGCATCGTCGTGCCGACCACGCACAGCGACGAAGAAGTGCGCACCACGCTGGGCGCCATGCACCGACGGATGCTGGCACTCGTCGACAGACTGAGCGACGAGGATCGCGCGGTCATCACGCGCTTCCTCGCCGGGATGACCGCGGCGATCGAAGAGGCCTCCGAGAACGACGACGCGGAGCACGACGCCGCGGCGCATGAGACAGACCGAGCACACGACACGGACGAGGCCGGCACGATCCGCGAATGA
- a CDS encoding DUF7882 family protein, which produces MGQLIYGGTRVIELEDDLLAHVRSVTLTKLRRSESFALTVRGHDEVAETIWLHASIPLRFMVDEQASLSKQRLLAMMAGANSSAGLDLTREQHAGADAVRGLHAMSA; this is translated from the coding sequence ATGGGGCAGTTGATCTACGGCGGCACTCGCGTGATCGAACTCGAGGACGACCTCCTCGCGCACGTGAGATCCGTGACGCTGACGAAGCTGCGTCGCAGCGAGTCCTTCGCCCTCACGGTGCGCGGACACGACGAGGTCGCAGAGACCATCTGGCTGCACGCGTCTATCCCGCTGAGGTTCATGGTCGACGAGCAGGCGTCCTTGAGCAAGCAGCGCCTCCTCGCCATGATGGCCGGTGCGAACTCGTCGGCGGGGCTCGACCTCACGCGCGAGCAGCACGCCGGCGCGGATGCCGTGCGCGGTCTGCATGCGATGAGCGCCTGA
- a CDS encoding alpha/beta fold hydrolase — protein MTGSSSRRALVFGASGLVGRHLVLALAQAGADVTAAVRTPESAERVQRWLGEHGPAERIATAIVDFDAPEIITDRSVDLAEVTEIHNCAGVYRFGMTAQEARSANVGIVEKLIAFAAGLPRLQRLVHISGYRVGGQDPSAVPWSDEHRAAVYDELGAYEASKVESDAIFQALATEHGIPWTIVNPASVIGDSRTGESDQSIGLAATIEQIWDGTAAALPGDDTTFLPVVTVDYFAAFMTAAAVDPDAVGAAYWVLDDATPPLAELLTHVGRHLDAAVPRLRMPVGVITRLPRWVTKADPETLGFLSSDRYPTASAKELAARHGIRMPDVRTSLERWADHLAAHRFGAAPADDRRFIDVGGVRTFELGARGADRVILPGLPVNADTWAGVASAIGARAVDLPGLGLSGGTGVPDWEQWLPALLDGDPVELIGHSLGAAAAVIAADRHPDLVRSLTLVAPFFLQPPTGAPARMRPLVRAYLRHTDAARLSRRLTGSDSSAAALDSSVRDLRRRTAGRAAEQLALTASPQWRAGLREALGRFPGPVRIITGARDPLSSNTRKLLAAHENLTLSIVPDAGHHPQLTHGDVLIRELTSAQAHATPRS, from the coding sequence ATGACCGGATCCTCCTCCCGCCGCGCGCTCGTCTTCGGGGCATCCGGCCTCGTGGGCCGCCACCTCGTGCTGGCGCTCGCCCAGGCCGGCGCCGACGTCACGGCGGCGGTGCGGACGCCGGAGTCCGCCGAGCGGGTGCAGCGGTGGCTCGGCGAGCACGGGCCGGCCGAGCGCATCGCGACCGCGATCGTCGATTTCGATGCGCCCGAGATCATCACCGACCGCTCGGTGGATCTCGCCGAGGTCACCGAGATCCACAACTGCGCGGGCGTCTACCGATTCGGCATGACGGCACAGGAGGCTCGCAGCGCCAACGTGGGCATCGTCGAGAAGCTGATCGCCTTCGCCGCCGGTCTCCCGCGCCTGCAGCGCCTCGTCCACATCTCCGGGTACCGCGTCGGAGGGCAAGACCCGTCCGCTGTCCCGTGGTCGGACGAGCACCGCGCCGCGGTGTACGACGAGCTCGGCGCCTACGAGGCATCGAAGGTGGAGTCCGACGCGATCTTCCAGGCCCTCGCCACGGAGCACGGCATCCCGTGGACGATCGTGAACCCGGCCAGTGTGATCGGCGACAGCCGAACCGGAGAGTCCGACCAGAGCATCGGGCTGGCGGCCACCATCGAGCAGATCTGGGACGGCACCGCCGCAGCCCTTCCCGGCGACGACACGACGTTCCTCCCGGTCGTGACGGTCGACTACTTCGCCGCCTTCATGACGGCGGCGGCCGTCGATCCGGATGCCGTCGGCGCGGCGTACTGGGTGCTGGACGACGCCACCCCGCCCCTGGCCGAGCTGCTCACGCACGTCGGCCGCCACCTCGACGCAGCGGTCCCTCGATTGCGGATGCCGGTCGGCGTCATCACGCGGCTCCCGCGGTGGGTCACCAAAGCCGACCCGGAGACCCTCGGCTTCCTGTCGTCGGACCGCTACCCCACGGCATCCGCGAAGGAGCTCGCCGCCAGGCACGGCATCCGGATGCCGGACGTGCGGACGTCGCTGGAGCGGTGGGCCGACCACCTCGCGGCACACCGGTTCGGCGCGGCTCCCGCCGACGACCGCCGATTCATCGACGTGGGCGGAGTGAGGACGTTCGAGCTGGGCGCTCGCGGAGCCGATCGGGTGATCCTGCCCGGTCTCCCCGTGAACGCCGACACCTGGGCCGGGGTCGCGTCTGCGATCGGTGCACGGGCCGTCGACCTTCCCGGACTCGGCCTGAGCGGAGGCACGGGCGTGCCGGACTGGGAACAGTGGCTGCCCGCTCTGCTCGACGGAGACCCCGTCGAGCTCATCGGCCATTCCCTCGGCGCTGCTGCGGCGGTGATCGCGGCGGATCGGCATCCCGACCTGGTGCGGTCCCTCACACTGGTCGCACCGTTCTTCCTCCAGCCACCGACGGGGGCGCCGGCACGGATGCGCCCGCTGGTGCGCGCCTATCTGCGGCACACCGACGCGGCGCGGCTCTCGCGCCGGCTGACCGGATCGGACTCGAGCGCCGCCGCGCTGGACTCCAGCGTCCGCGACCTCCGGCGACGCACCGCCGGCAGGGCGGCCGAACAGCTGGCCCTGACGGCGTCGCCGCAGTGGCGGGCCGGGCTGAGGGAAGCGCTCGGCCGGTTCCCGGGGCCGGTGCGCATCATCACGGGGGCCCGAGACCCGCTCTCCTCCAACACCCGCAAGCTCCTCGCGGCGCACGAGAACCTGACGCTGAGCATCGTGCCGGATGCCGGTCACCACCCGCAGCTCACGCACGGCGACGTTCTCATCCGCGAGCTCACGAGCGCGCAGGCGCACGCGACTCCACGGTCATGA
- a CDS encoding TetR/AcrR family transcriptional regulator: MTSKGDLTKARLAESMLELIQTSGYSGTGLNAVIDHAGAPKGSVYFHFPDGKEGLGVAAVELAARQFEALITEVAASAGGAGEAVRAAIAALASIVSGSDYRLGCPVSIVTLEMGAESERLRQACASAFESWIAPTTALLQADGVGPDEARSLATVVVSTIEGAVIVSRALRSTHPLDAAADVVSTLVGQRTGATGAAR, translated from the coding sequence ATGACATCCAAGGGAGACCTCACCAAGGCGCGCCTGGCCGAGTCCATGCTCGAGCTCATCCAGACCAGCGGCTACAGCGGCACGGGACTGAACGCGGTTATCGACCACGCCGGGGCGCCGAAGGGGTCGGTGTACTTCCACTTCCCCGACGGCAAGGAGGGGCTGGGCGTCGCCGCGGTCGAACTCGCCGCACGGCAGTTCGAAGCGCTCATCACGGAGGTCGCGGCATCCGCAGGCGGCGCCGGCGAGGCCGTCCGCGCCGCGATCGCCGCACTGGCGAGCATCGTGAGCGGGAGTGACTACCGCCTGGGGTGCCCGGTCTCCATCGTCACGCTCGAGATGGGCGCCGAGAGCGAGCGCCTGCGTCAGGCATGCGCCTCCGCCTTCGAGTCGTGGATCGCCCCGACGACGGCCCTTCTCCAGGCCGACGGGGTCGGCCCCGACGAGGCCAGGTCGCTGGCCACCGTCGTCGTGTCCACGATCGAAGGAGCGGTCATCGTCTCCCGCGCCCTGCGCAGCACCCATCCCCTCGATGCGGCAGCCGATGTCGTGTCCACTCTCGTCGGGCAGCGCACCGGAGCGACCGGAGCCGCGCGATGA